Below is a window of Hydrogenimonas sp. SS33 DNA.
CCGTAAAGACTTCGTAGCGTTTGTCTGAGGGGGCGATCATTTTCATGACAATGTCGCCCAGCCCTTTGTCGACGGAGGGGTTGTGCTTGGACGGGTGTTTGGCAGGGGTGGTTTCGATGGGATTGTAGAGATGGGTACCCTGGTAGGGGTCCGCACCGGTCAGGGTTTTGTAGATGCGGGTGCCGATTTCGAAAATCTCGTTGTGTTCGATGTTGGGTGTCCATGCTGCATCGAAATCGAGGGGTTCGTACCCGTTGGGTTGTGCCACCTCCACGTTCCAGCGGAGGATGAATTCGATGGCACCTTTGGTGTAGCGGCGGAAAACGCGGCTTTCGAACTGCTCGAAGCTCTCTCTGGGGTTCCGAAGGTTACGGTAGGCGTGCATCAACTGTGCTACGTACTCTCTGGCCCGTGTCAGGGGGACGGTTTTTAGGATGGTATAGGCCTCCTCCTGGGAAACGGTCGACTTTCCCCCCAGTTGGATATGCACGCCGTAGACCGTCTCTCCGTTCTCTTTTGCTTTGCACCCGATAAAGCCGATGTCGCCCAGTTCATGGACGCCGCACCCTTTGACACATGCCGACCAGTGCATCCGCACATTGGCGTCGTCCGGAAGGGGGGCCGCCTCTTCCAGATAGGCGGCCATTTCGATGGCGTCGGATTTGTTGGGAATGACACCGAATGGGCACAGATCGATGCCGGCGCAGGCGACCATCTGGTTGGTGTAGGCGCTGCCGCGGTTTTTGTATCTGTCGTAGGGGGGCTGGGCGAGGAGGCCGTCGATCTTCTCTTTCGGTACGCCCAGAATGAAGAGATTCTGGGTCGTGGAGATGTTGAGCAGCCCGCTGCCGTAGGTGTCGGAGGCCCCGGCCGCCTCCATCATCGCCGTGCCGCTGAAGATGCCGGAGGGGACCACCATATGAACGGCGTAGCTTCCGTCTCTGAGGCGGATGCGGCCGTCACGCTCTTCGGTTCGGGGCTGTTTGACCAAAGTTTCGCCCGCCGGCGAAAAGTCGCGCTCCGCCACCGACTTGACGGCTTCGACGACCGCCTCCATCCCCGCTTCCTTGATGAGAAAGTGGAGCCGGTTCTTGTTGCGGCTGTCGCGAAATCCGTAGGTTTTGTAGACATTGATCAACGCTTCGTAAAAGGGGATCAGCTCCTCTTCGGTGACGAAAATGTCGGCGGATTCGGCGATGGCCCCCACTTTGCCCCCCAGGTAGACGTTGAAGCCGACTTCTCCCGCCCTGACGGCCAGGGCGAAACAGCAGTCGTGGGCGAAGAGGTTGCAGCGGTTGGACCCGGTGCCGCCGATGGAGGTGTTGAACTTTCTGGGCAGGGCCGCCACCCATTCGGGGTTTTTGAGCCAGAGCGACTGCATCTTTTCAATAAGCGGCGCCGTCTCGATGACACTGTCGAAGCTGAGGCCGTCCAGCGGGTCGGTGACGATGTTTCTGAAGTTGTCCACGCCGGTCTGCCAGGTGGTGATGCCCACACTCTCCAGGGTTTCGAGAAGGGCCGGGATGTCGGCAATATCGAGGTAGCGCAGCTGCACCTGCATCCGCGTGGTGAGGTCCATAGTGTCGTTGCCGTACGTTTTGGCGACCTGCCCCAGGGTTTCGGCCTGTTTCGCCGTGAGCCTTCCGCCGGGGATACGCACCCGAAGCATGAATTTGCCGGGCGTGGCGGGACGGTCGAAAATGCCGAAACACTTCAGGAAATAGTCCATATCCTCTTTGGCGATGGAGCCGTAGCCCTCTTTGGCATAGCGCTGCAGCGCCTCCCACGCCTCTTTGTAGCTGTGGGTCTGTTTGAGCTTCTCGATCTTGTTGAGTTTGGTATGCTTGGCGGAAACGGTTTCGAGTTTCATGAATAACCTTTTTAAGGTAGTCACTGGTCATTGGCCATTGGCGATTGGGAAAACTCCCAATGACCAATGACGAATGTCCAATAATTGATTAGTCGAAGTATATTCAAAACAGCCCCAACCATATGTCTAATTTTTAATCACATAAGCGAATACAAACTGCACTATAATTCTGCCATCCCATCTTTCAAGGAGTTTTCTGCATGAAGCTCGGTGAACTCAAAACGGCCGGCCATCTACCCACATTGATCGCGGCCTTTCTCTACTTCGACTTCAGCTTTATGGTCTGGACCATGCTGGGGCCTCTTGCGACGGAGATCAGTCAGTCCCTTGCCGCCCACGGCTACCGCCTCGATCCCAACCAAAAGGCCACCCTGCTGGCGATCCCCATCCTCTCCGGAGCGATTCTGCGGATTCTGCTTGGATTCGGGGTCGACAAGCTCGGCGCCAAAAAGACGGCGCTGATCTCCCAGGCGGTCGTCATCGCTTCTCTTTTCTACGCCTATTTCCGCGGAGAAAGCATCACCTACAACGAGCTTCTGGCGGTCGCCTTCGGCCTCGGGTTCGCCGGTGCCTCCTTCGCCGTGGCCCTTCCCCAGGCGGGGCAGTGGTATCCGCCCCGGCTCCAGGGCCTGGTCCTGGGCCTGGCGGGGGCCGGGAACATCGGTGTGGTATTGGACTTCCTCTTCGCGCCCAAGATCGCGGAGTATTGGGGATGGCAGGCGGTTTTTCTGGTCGGCGGCATCCTCTCGACCTTCATCTTCATTCTCTATGCCGTGATGGCCAAAGACGCTCCCGCCGACGTCTACAAGCCCAACCCAAAGAAGCTCGGTGACTACCTGAAACTCCTGCGGGACAGAGACACCTGGTGGTTCAGTCTCTTCTACGCCGTAAGCTTCGGTGGCTTCGTCGGTTTCGCCAACTACATGAAGGTCTACCTGATGAACACCTATCAGGTCGATATGAGCCAGTTCGGTCTGCAGTATCTGGGTGAGCCCAACGTCAAAGTCGTCGCCGGCTACTTCGGAGCCCTCTGTATCTTCGCCGGGGCGGTGCTTCGTCCCGTGGGCGGCGGCATCGCCGACAAACTCGGCGGCGTCAAAAGCCTCTACATCTTCTTCGGCGCCATCGTTGTGCTCGCCATCCTCAATGCGACGGTCGTCCACAGCTTCGGCCTGGCGATCTTCATCCTTTTCCTCATCATGGCCAATCTGGGCATGGCCAACGGTGCGGTCTTCCAGCTGGTGCCCCAGCGCTTCGGCAAGGATATGGGAATCATGACCGGGATCATCGGGTGTGCCGGCGGCCTGGGAGGTACGGCGCTCATCAAGACCCTGGGATGGTCCAAAGGGGCCTTCGACAGCTATGCCGCCGGTTTCTTCATATTCGCCGGGGTCGTTCTCATCGCCATTATCGGCATCAGCCTGGTCAAAACCCGCTGGAGAACGACCTGGGGATTGACGGCGGGCGGACGGATCTAAATCCGTCCGCGTCATTGGTCATTAGCGACTAGTCATTGGGAAAAATCTCATGAAAACCAACTGTTTGCATTACAATATAGCTTTCCCAATGACCAATGACCAGTGACCAATGACACGTTTCAAAGGATCTTCATGACCTCTTCGGTCTTTAAAACCTCCACCTTCTCCCTCGCCAAGGGTAAAGAGCCCCTGGGTGACGATTTCGCCGCCGTCAGGGTGATGGAGGACGGTCTCTGTGTCGGGATCGTCTGCGACGGGGTCGGCAGTGCCGATGCGGGGGCGAAGGCGGCGCGGCGTGCCGTCAACTACATGATGAACAGCTTCAAATCCCGCCCCCGCTCCTGGAGCATCGAAAAATCTTTGCGGCACTTCATCGAAAACATCAACTCCATTCTCTACCACAAAGGGCTGGAAGAGTACGAACGGCCCGAATATCTCACGACCCTGAGCATGGTGGTCATCGAAGATGGCCGGCTCTATGGTGCCAATGTGGGAGACAGCCCCATCTGGCTGCAGCGTGACGGTTCCTTCCTGCAACTGAGCATCCCCCATACCGTCGACGAAGAGGGGATGAGCCAGGTCCTGACCCAGGCGATCGGCCTGGCGCCGACGGTGGAACTCTACCTTTTCGAAAACAATCTGTGTGTCGGGGACCGGCTTCTGCTGGCCAGCGACGGCCTGGAGGCGGTGCTTTCACCCGAAGAGGTCGCCGAAAAACTTCCCCTGGGCGCCACTTCGCTCATCAAATATGCCAGCCGGAAGGTCAGGGACGACCTTCCCGACGATACTACGGCGGTGGTCATCGAAGTGGTGGCGGAGAGCACCACATGCCGCCTGAAAAAGATCGACCTGCCCATCCCCGGCAAACTGCGCAAGGAGGAGGTGATTGACGGGTACCGGCTCATTCGGCCCCTCATCGCCGACGAACGCACCTGGCTGGCCGAAAAGAAGGGTGTCAGATATGTCATGAAGTTCCCTCCCGTGGAGGCGGGGGAAGATGAGAAGCGGCTGGACCTCTTCGTGCGGGAAGCCTGGAACGCCTCCCGGCTCAAAGCGGGTTTCTTCCCAAAAGCGGTCATTCCCCGCAACCGCACGGTGCGCTACTATGTCATGGCCTACGAAGAGGGCCCTACGCTCAAGGAGCTTATCGAAAAACGCCCCCTGCCCGTGGAAGATGCCATCCATCTGGGAAAATTTCTGCTGCAGGCGTGCCAGTACCTTCTCAAATTCGACCTGGTTCACGGCGACATCAAACCCGAAAACATCATCGTCACCCGGCGGCGGGGCAAGCGGGTCTTCAAACTGGTCGATTTCGGCTCCATCGTAGAGATCTTCTCCATCGCCTCCCGTGCCGGGACACCCAGCTATCTGGCGCCGGAGCGCTTCCAAGGAGAGCCCATCAGCGAGCAGAGCGAGATTTTCGCTATCGGCGTCACCCTCTACGAAGCGTTGAGCCGGAAGTTCCCCTACGGAGAGATCGAACCTTTCCAGACACCGGTCTTCGGCAAGCCCAAATCCCTACGCTACACCAACAAGACGGTACCCGCGTGGCTGGAATCGGTGTTGATGCGGGCCATCGAGAAAGACAGGCGGCGCCGGTACGAAGTCTACAGCGAAATGATGTGGGAGCTGACCCATCCCGACAAGGTCCGGCCCTACTACCCGCCGGACATTTCCCTTTTTGAAAAAGATCCGGTCAAAGTCTACCGGCTGCTTTTTATACTTTCGTTCCTTTTGAACCTCGTTTTGGGGCTGATGGTGATCGGTTGATTAAAAATTAGGCAATTTGCGTCCCCATCAGCTATCAAATTTTTCTATACTTGCAGCGTACAAAACTTTCACAAGGAGATTCCATGAAGAAATGGCTACTTGCGCTGCCCCTGCTTCCGGCAATGGCATTCGCGGATGAACTCAACAGCGGTGACACGGCGTGGATGCTGGTCGCGACGGCATTCGTTATGCTGATGACGCCGGCGGGACTGGCGCTCTTCTACGGCGGTCTGACCCGCAGCAAAAACGTCCTCAACACCATGGGCATGAGCCTGGCCGCCTACGCGGTCGGCACACTGGTCTGGGTGGTCGCGGGCTACTCCATCGCTTTCGGTGACGGCGACTTCATCGGTACGGGCAAACTGATGCTCTCCGGCATCAGCTCCGACACCCTCAGCGGTACGATTCCCGAGCTGCTCTTCGTCGCTTTCCAGGGCACCTTCGCCGCCATCACCGTGGCCATCGCCAGCGGTTCGATGATCGAGCGGGTGAAATTCTCCACCTTCGTCATTTTCGCGGCACTCTGGATTCTGGCGGTTTATGCGCCGGTGACCCACTGGGCGTGGGGCGGCGGTGAAACGCTGAACTTCGGCGAGATCGACTTCGCGGGCGGTACCGTCGTACACATCAACGCAGGGGTCGCGGGCTTCGTCGTCGCGATGATCCTGGGACGCCGAAAAGATTACGAAAAAGCGGCCATCAAACCCTTCTCCCCTATCTTTGTGGTCCTGGGGGCGATGCTGCTGTGGTTCGGATGGTTCGGTTTCAACGCCGGTTCCGAAGTGGCGGCCGACGGGACGGCGGCTTCAGCGTTCCTGGTCACCAACGTCGCGGCATCTCTGGGGGTCATCGGCTGGGTAGTAGGTGAATGGATCGTCTTCAAAAAGCCGACTCTCGTCGGCGGTGCTTCCGGTGCGGTTGCCGGTCTGGTCGCCATTACGCCCGCTTCCGGTACAGCCGGTGTGGGTGGCGCCATTATCATCGGTCTGGTCGGCGGATTCCTGGGATTCCTGGCTGTCTCCAAGATCAAGAAACTCTTCAAAGTTGACGACTCGCTGGATGCCTTCTGGGTCCACGGCCTGGTCGGCATCTGGGGTTCCATCGCCACGGCGCTCTTCATCGCCGACTATGCGATGCCGGAAAACTACCATATGGGAGCGCAGATCGTGAGCCAGCTCGAAGCGGTCGGCCTGACGGTCGTCTACAGCGGTATCATGACGGCGGTCATCTACTTCATCTCTTCGGCCCTCACCGGCGGCGGACGTGTGGATGAAGAGACCGAAACGATCGGACTCGACGAGTCTGTCCACGGCGAACGCGCCCTGAACCTCTAATAAGGAGCCATGCGTATGAAAAAGATCGAAGCGATTATCAAACCCTTCAAACTCGAAGATGTCAAGGATGCCCTCGCCGAAGCGGGCATCACCGGAATGACCGTCAGCGAAGTCAAAGGGTACGGACGTCAGCAGGGGCACAGCGAACTCTACCGCGGTGCCGAGTATGTGGTGGATTTCCTGCCGAAAGTGAAACTGGAAGTCATCGTCAAAGCCGCAGATGTGGAGATGGTGACCCAGAAGATCGTCGAAGCGGCCCGCACCGGCAAGATCGGTGACGGAAAGATCTTCGTCAGCGATGTGGAAAAAGCGATCCGCATCCGTACCGGCGAAGAAGACGAAGAGGCTATCTGAGTAGGTAGTGGGGAGTGGGTAGCAGGTAGCAAAAACACCTGCTACTCCACTTTCCCACCTCCTCACCTCCTCACCTTCCCACCTTCTCACCTTCCCACCTTCCCACCTTCTCACCTCCAAACAACCAACGACTAACCCCATCTGCCTATTTATTCATCACATTTTTCCATGAAATTATGAACCATCCCGAAAACCTGCCCAAAAATTCATCATTCGACAATTTACAAAATTCCTTATTATCAATATAATTTTTCCATATCGAAAATTTTCATGAGGAGTGTGCGATGCAACCAGCTGACTTTTCCTATGTGATCGACACCCTTTTCCTTCTCTTCGCGATGACCCTCATCATTTTCATGGTGCCCGGTTTCGCGATGCTGGAGGCGGGGATTGTCCGTACGAAGAACGTGACGGCTGTATTGACGGTCAACACGATGATCTACGCGGTGGCCTCGATGGCCTTTCTGCTGATCGGTTATCAGCTCGCTTTCGGAACCTGGGAGAATGACAGCGTAAGCAAATGGGCAGCCTTTCTGTTTCAGATGGCTTTTGTCGGAAAGACGGTCAACATCATGAGCGGCGGGGTGAGCGAGCGGACGCGTATTATCCCGTTGATGATTTTCACGGTTCTCATGGCGGCCGTCATCTACCCGCTGGTGGTCAACTGGACCTGGGGGGCGAATATGCTTAAAGGCACGTTCCTTGACATAAGCGCCATGCACGACCTGGCGGGGTCGACCGTCATCCACTCCACCGGTGCGTGGGCCCTGCTGGCGGCGATCATGGTGATCGGGCCGCGAAAAGGGCGTTATGTGGACAACAAGGTGCGGGTCATTCCCGCTTCCAACATTCCGCTGGTGGTGCTGGGGGCGATGGTACTTTGGATCGGATGGTTCGGCTTCAACGGCGGGTCGGTCGGCTCCATCGCCAGCAAAGAGAATGCCGATACCGTGGCGCTGACGGTAATGAATACCAACACCGCGGGTCTGGCGGGTGCCATCATCGCCGCGATCATCGTCTATTTCCAGTATAAAAAGTTCGATATCACGATGATCCTCAACGGTGCGCTGGGCGGCCTGGTGGCCATTACCGCCGGGGCCGACGTGTTTGATATCTACACCCCCATTCTCGTCGGCATCATCGGCGGTGCGCTGGTGGTTTTCGCCGTCCCCTTCTTTGACAAGCTGCGCCTGGACGATCCGGTGGGGGCCCTTTCCGTGCACCTGGTCAACGGTATCTGGGGAACGCTTGCCGTGGGCATTTTCGCCAAAGATGTCTCGTTCTTCGCCCAGCTCAAAGGGGTTGTGGTGGTCGCCCTCTTCGCCTTTGTGGTATCATACATCACCATTAAAGCGATCGACAAAATCGTACCTTTCCGGGCCGGAGACGACGAACAGGTGGAAGGTATCGACGTCAGCGAGTGCGGTGTGGAAGCCTATCCCGAATTCAAACGGGCCTTCTGACCTTTTCGACAGGGTCCCGGAAAATAAAAAGAGTCATCAGACAAGGAGTGTAAACCTATGAAAAAGATCGAAGCGATTATCAAACCCTTCAAACTCGAAGATGTCAAGGATGCCCTCGCCGAAGCGGGCATCAACGGAATGACCGTCAGCGAAGTCAAAGGGTACGGCCGGCAGGCGGGCCACACGGAACTCTACCGCGGCGCGGAATATGTGGTGGATTTCATCCCAAAAGTGAAGGTGGAAGTGGTCGTCAAATCCGAAGATGTGGACGGGGTGATCGAAAAGATCGTCGGTGCCGCCCGCACCGGCAAGATCGGAGACGGAAAAATTTTCGTCACCGATATCGAACGGACCATCCGTATCCGCACCGGGGAAGAGAACGAAGAGGCTATCTAATGTGATGCAAAGCATGGGCCAAGCCCATGCTTTGGCGGGGACACAGTTGTCCCCTGCACCCCCCTAAAGCTACGAAATCGAAGATTTCGAGACGGCATGTTGCCAAAGGCACATGCCGGGAAAGCAACGGTGACGGTTTGAATGGGTAGTAAAATTGCCTACTTTCCCACCTTCTCACTTTCTCACTTTCTCACTTTCTCACTTTCCCACCGGCCGCAAAAGCGGCGACCTCACTCCCCCTCTTTTTCCAACGTCTCAATAAACTTCTCTTCGATTTTTTTGTTCTTCTTTCGGTAGTAGTAGAAGACGGCGATAACCATGAGGATGACGGCGCCGACGATCCAGTGCAATACCGACTTGATCTGCTCTTCATGCTCACCGAAGATGTAGCCCAGCCCCAGCAGGGTGGCGCTCCAGATACCGGCCCCCAGGAAAGTGTAGACGCCGAAACTCACCAGGGGCATGCGGCCGATGCCGGCGGGCAGGGAGATGTACTGGCGAATCCCCGGAAGCAGGCGTCCCCAGAATGTGCTGGGGGGGCCGTATTTTTCGAAAAAAGCCTCCACTTTGTCCACGGTTTCGGGTTTCAGGAAGATCCAGCGACCGTATTTGACGAGGAAGGGGCGCCCCAGGCGGTGGCCCAGCGCGTAGTTGAAGAGCGCCCCGGCCAGAGAGCCGCCCGCCCCCGCCAAAAACGCCGGAACCAGACCCATCTCTCCCTTGCTGGCCAGGTAGCCGGCGGGAATCATCGCCACTTCGCTGGGAAAAGGGAAAAAGGAGCTTTCCAGAAACATCATGACAAAAATGCCGGCATACCCCATGGCGCCGACCGTTTCGACGATCCAGTTGACGATCTCCTGCAAATTAACATCCTTCTAACATGGTGGCGATATAATACCGAAAACAGATGTTGTAAGGTTGTACATATGGTCATTTCACTGCAATCTCCCCTCGACATGCATCTGCATCTTCGCGATGAAGAGATGCTCGACATCGTCACGCCCCTGAGTGCCGAAACCTTCGCGGGCGGGCTCGTCATGCCCAACCTGGTTCCGCCCGTGACGACGAAGGAGGCGGTATGCGCCTACCGCGAGCGCATCGCTCGTGCCCGGGGGGAGTACACCTTCACCCCCTACATGACCCTCTTTTTCCGCAGCGACTATACGCCGGCGTTCCTGGAGGAGGTGAAAGAGGAGATTCTGGCCGTCAAGCTCTACCCGGCCGGTATTACCACCAATTCCGAAGGAGGGGTTAGCGGTTTTGAGATGGATGAGCTGGCTCCGGCACTGGAAGCTATGAGCGATCTGGGCATCCCCCTCTGCGTCCACGGGGAGACCGGCGGGTTCGTCATGGACAGGGAGGCGGAGTTCATGCCGATCTACGAGCGGCTGGCGACCCGTTTCCCCAACCTCAAAATCGTGATGGAGCACATCACGACCAAAGAGGCGGTGGCGGCGCTGGATCGCTTCGAGAACCTCTACGCCACCATCACCCTGCACCATCTCTACATCACTCTCGACGAAGTGGCGGGCGGGCTGCTTCAGCCCCATCTTTTTTGCAAACCGGTCGCCAAGCGCCCCGAAGACAGGGAAGCTCTGTTGAAAACGGCACTGGCGGCCCATCCGAAAGTGATGTTCGGTTCCGATTCGGCGCCGCATCCACGCGAGAAAAAAGAGGCGCCCGGATGTGCCGCTGGGGTTTTCACCGCACCGTTGGCCCTGCAGGCGCTGGCGCAGCTTTTCGACGAACATGGGAAACTGGAGAACCTGCAGGCCTTCGTCAGCGACAATGCCCGCCGCATCTACGGCATCACGCCGCCTGAAAAGGAGGTGGTGCTGGAGAAGACGCCCTGGTTGGTGCCCGAGATTTACGAAGGGACCGTCGTCCCGATGTTCGCGGGCCAGAGTCTGGCGTGGAGGGTGGTCAGTGCCGCATAGGGTGCTTCTGCTGGAGGACGATGCCCTCTTTGGCGAAACCCTGGTCGATTTTCTGGAGGAGGAGGGGTTCGAAGTGGACCATTTCCTTTCGCCAAGACCCCTGCTGGACACCCTCTACGAAGGGGGGCGGTACGATCTCTACCTTCTCGATGTGAACGTTCCGGAGATGAACGGCTTCGAACTCCTTTCGCAACTGCGCGAAAGCGGGGACGAGACCCCCGCCATCTACATTACCTCCGCCCGGGACAAAGAGGCGGTGGCACAGGGGTTCGGAAGCGGCGCCGACGACTATATGAAAAAGCCGATCGACCTGGAGGAGATGCTGCTGCGCATCCGTGCCCGTCTGCGCCGTGCGGGACGGGGCGGCCGCGTGAGAGTCGGCGACTACACTTTCGATATGGAGCGCCTGGTTCTCTACGACGGGGAGACGCCGGTGCAGATGCCCAAAAAACTCTCGGAGCTGTTGGGGCTGCTGCTGCACAACCGGGGGGAGGTGGTCGCTACGGAGGAGATTCTGCAGGAGCTTTACGGCGACGAGAATCCCGGAACGGGCGTGCTGAGAGTCTATATCAACAAGCTCAAGCAGCTCTTCGGCAAAGAGGCCATCCGCAATATCCGCGGGGTCGGGTACTGCTTCGAAAAGGAGTTGCCGGCATGAGGACGAAGTCTCCGTGAAGCAGCGGCAGATTTTCAAAGTCCTCCTCTTCTACGTCGCCACCTTCATCGCCATGGCGGGGGTGATGTGGGTCGTTTTCGAGAATTTCGGCTATACCGACGAGAATTTCGCCGTCGTGACCCTGATGCTGCTGCCCCTGGCACTCCTTTTCGGCTACATTCTCTCCAAAGTGGCGCTGGAGCCCCTCTTTATCACCAACGAGTTGCTCGACCGCCTGCTCAAAGATACGCTCCACGAACTCAACATCCCCCTCTCCACCATCTTCGCCAACGTCGGGATGCTGCTCAAAAAGGAGGCCGACCCCAAGCGCAGGACTCGCCTGGAGCGGATCGAAAAGGCGGGGCACAACCTCCAAGAGCTCTACGAAGACCTGGACTATTTCATCAAAAAGGAGATCGGCACGGTGGAGCGGGAGCGGTTCGACCTGTGTGAAGCCGTGGAGAAGAGCATCCAGAAGATGGAGGATGTCAAAGGGGATATTTCGATACAATACACTCCAAAGAGCCTTTCTGTCAGGGCCGACAGGCGCGGATGCCAGAAGGCGGTGGACAACCTGCTCTCCAACGCCATCAAATACAACCGGCCCGGCGGCCGCGTCTTCGTCGCCATTGAGGGGCAACAGCTCGTCGTCGCGGATACGGGTGTCGGGATGGACGAAACGACCCTGTTTCACATTTTCGACCGTTACTACCAGCGGGACCTGAACGCGTCGGGATACGGCATCGGGCTGCATATCGTCAAGAGTTTCTGTGACGAGCACCATATCGGCATCGACATCGCGTCGAAAGTGGGGGAGGGGACCACCTTCCGGCTCGATTTTGGGAGCGTCGCAGAAGGTGAAAGGAACGAAAAACCATGAATGTGGAGAAGATCGCCGACTGGGTGGATTACGGATTTATCGGATTGCTGGGGCTGCTCAGTCTCATCGGCCTCTGGCTGATCCTGGAGCGCTACTTCTATTACCGGCATCTGGATCTGCGCAGCTTCCGGGAAAAGGAGGAGTTGGAGATCGCCCTGGGGGAGAATATGACGATGATCGCCTCCATCGGCGCCAACGCCCCCTTCATCGGGCTGCTGGGAACGGTTGTGGGGATCATGGTCACGTTTGTCACCATCGGCCAGAGCGGCCTGGTGGAGACCAAGGAGATCATGGTGGGGCTGGCCCTGGCGCTCAAAACCACCGCCGGCGGCATCCTCGTCGCCATCCCGGTCATCTGGTTTTACAACCTGCTAGGACGGAAGGCGGAGATACTCGTCGCCAAGTGGGAGATCATGAAACGGCGGGGAGAGATATGAGGGTTTTGTGCGGGAAGCGGGATGCGGTTGAACTATCTACTACTCACTACCCACTACCTACTACCATCTCATGAAAATCAAAAAATTCGACCAGATCAACGTCCTTCCTTTCATCGACATCATGCTGGTGCTGCTGGTCATCGTCCTCTCCAGCGCCTCCTTCGTCTCCAAGGGGACCATTCCCGTCAAACTCCCTGAAGCGAGCAGCAAGGCCGCACCGGTGACCAAGTTTCTAAGCATCGTCATCGACAGGAACGGCCATTTCTATTTCGAAAACGAAAAGATGGGCTTCGAGGCGCTCAAGGCGAAGATCGATACCCTCAACCCGAAAAAGGATGCCCTAGTGATCAAGAGCGACGCCCGCAGCCAGTTTCAGAATTTCGTGAAGGTGATCGACCTGCTCAAAAGCAGGGGATTCGAAAAGATCAGTATCGAGACGAAGCAATGAAAAAAACGTGCCTGCTGATATTGGGGATTCTCGCGCTGCAGAACTCTATGGCCGGCTGCGGCTGCGGCAAAGGAAAGCTGATGCTTCAGTGTGACTACTATGTCGCCCGCCTGGGGGACAAAAGCCGGCAACATCTCTGTGAAGAGTATGCGAAGGTCGTGGATATCGACGGCGCTTCGGCGCAGGCGGCCTGGTACTACCTGCT
It encodes the following:
- a CDS encoding P-II family nitrogen regulator, which encodes MKKIEAIIKPFKLEDVKDALAEAGINGMTVSEVKGYGRQAGHTELYRGAEYVVDFIPKVKVEVVVKSEDVDGVIEKIVGAARTGKIGDGKIFVTDIERTIRIRTGEENEEAI
- a CDS encoding DedA family protein codes for the protein MQEIVNWIVETVGAMGYAGIFVMMFLESSFFPFPSEVAMIPAGYLASKGEMGLVPAFLAGAGGSLAGALFNYALGHRLGRPFLVKYGRWIFLKPETVDKVEAFFEKYGPPSTFWGRLLPGIRQYISLPAGIGRMPLVSFGVYTFLGAGIWSATLLGLGYIFGEHEEQIKSVLHWIVGAVILMVIAVFYYYRKKNKKIEEKFIETLEKEGE
- the pyrC gene encoding dihydroorotase translates to MVISLQSPLDMHLHLRDEEMLDIVTPLSAETFAGGLVMPNLVPPVTTKEAVCAYRERIARARGEYTFTPYMTLFFRSDYTPAFLEEVKEEILAVKLYPAGITTNSEGGVSGFEMDELAPALEAMSDLGIPLCVHGETGGFVMDREAEFMPIYERLATRFPNLKIVMEHITTKEAVAALDRFENLYATITLHHLYITLDEVAGGLLQPHLFCKPVAKRPEDREALLKTALAAHPKVMFGSDSAPHPREKKEAPGCAAGVFTAPLALQALAQLFDEHGKLENLQAFVSDNARRIYGITPPEKEVVLEKTPWLVPEIYEGTVVPMFAGQSLAWRVVSAA
- a CDS encoding response regulator transcription factor; protein product: MPHRVLLLEDDALFGETLVDFLEEEGFEVDHFLSPRPLLDTLYEGGRYDLYLLDVNVPEMNGFELLSQLRESGDETPAIYITSARDKEAVAQGFGSGADDYMKKPIDLEEMLLRIRARLRRAGRGGRVRVGDYTFDMERLVLYDGETPVQMPKKLSELLGLLLHNRGEVVATEEILQELYGDENPGTGVLRVYINKLKQLFGKEAIRNIRGVGYCFEKELPA
- a CDS encoding HAMP domain-containing sensor histidine kinase gives rise to the protein MKQRQIFKVLLFYVATFIAMAGVMWVVFENFGYTDENFAVVTLMLLPLALLFGYILSKVALEPLFITNELLDRLLKDTLHELNIPLSTIFANVGMLLKKEADPKRRTRLERIEKAGHNLQELYEDLDYFIKKEIGTVERERFDLCEAVEKSIQKMEDVKGDISIQYTPKSLSVRADRRGCQKAVDNLLSNAIKYNRPGGRVFVAIEGQQLVVADTGVGMDETTLFHIFDRYYQRDLNASGYGIGLHIVKSFCDEHHIGIDIASKVGEGTTFRLDFGSVAEGERNEKP
- the exbB gene encoding TonB-system energizer ExbB; the encoded protein is MNVEKIADWVDYGFIGLLGLLSLIGLWLILERYFYYRHLDLRSFREKEELEIALGENMTMIASIGANAPFIGLLGTVVGIMVTFVTIGQSGLVETKEIMVGLALALKTTAGGILVAIPVIWFYNLLGRKAEILVAKWEIMKRRGEI
- a CDS encoding biopolymer transporter ExbD, coding for MKIKKFDQINVLPFIDIMLVLLVIVLSSASFVSKGTIPVKLPEASSKAAPVTKFLSIVIDRNGHFYFENEKMGFEALKAKIDTLNPKKDALVIKSDARSQFQNFVKVIDLLKSRGFEKISIETKQ